The Nocardioides salarius genome includes a region encoding these proteins:
- a CDS encoding acetate/propionate family kinase, which translates to MRLLTVNAGSTSTKVSVLDETGDEQSYHSLDAAIVDINAWSGVDAVAHRVVHGGERTEPVVIDDAVRVELTELADLAPLHQMPSLEAIDVCRGRLPSVPHFACFDTSFHATIPVAARTYAVPQRLRERIRVYGFHGLSHAWAGARVSELAPEAERVLVAHLGGGGSLCGLLSGRSVTTTMGFTPLDGLVMATRSGSLDPGALLWLARHTDEDLDHVLERESGLLGLCGTADMREVLRRAQTDDTAAELALEVYVGRLVRLLGGCVADLEGIDALVFTGGIGENSAPLRALICDRLRWLGVKIVAHRDSVDGSELTAVGATVRTFLVHAREDRQMFTEVARSLRTLA; encoded by the coding sequence GTGCGTCTCCTAACCGTCAACGCAGGATCGACGTCGACCAAAGTCAGCGTCCTTGACGAGACCGGCGACGAGCAGAGCTACCACTCACTGGACGCGGCGATTGTCGACATCAATGCTTGGTCAGGAGTCGATGCCGTCGCCCACCGAGTCGTTCACGGTGGGGAACGGACCGAACCAGTCGTCATCGACGATGCGGTTCGAGTGGAACTCACCGAGCTTGCCGACCTCGCGCCGCTGCATCAAATGCCGAGTCTCGAGGCCATCGATGTCTGCCGGGGCCGCCTGCCATCGGTGCCGCACTTCGCCTGCTTCGACACCTCGTTCCACGCCACCATCCCGGTCGCGGCGCGCACCTATGCTGTCCCCCAGCGGCTGCGGGAACGCATCCGCGTCTACGGCTTCCACGGCCTCTCTCACGCGTGGGCGGGAGCCCGAGTCAGCGAACTCGCCCCTGAGGCAGAGCGAGTCCTCGTGGCTCACCTGGGCGGGGGCGGATCCCTCTGCGGACTGCTGTCCGGTCGCAGCGTAACCACCACCATGGGCTTCACCCCGCTCGACGGGCTGGTGATGGCCACCCGCAGTGGCTCGCTCGACCCGGGGGCGCTGTTGTGGTTGGCCCGGCACACGGACGAGGATCTCGACCACGTGCTGGAACGCGAGAGCGGCCTGCTCGGCCTTTGCGGCACCGCCGACATGCGTGAGGTCCTGCGCCGGGCTCAAACCGACGACACCGCTGCCGAGCTGGCCCTGGAGGTCTACGTCGGCCGCCTCGTCCGGCTGCTCGGCGGCTGCGTTGCGGACCTGGAAGGCATCGACGCGCTTGTCTTCACAGGCGGGATCGGAGAGAACTCTGCTCCGCTCCGGGCCCTCATCTGCGACCGACTCCGTTGGCTCGGGGTGAAAATCGTCGCCCACCGGGACTCTGTCGACGGATCCGAGCTCACTGCAGTTGGCGCGACCGTGCGCACCTTCCTCGTGCATGCTCGTGAAGACCGCCAGATGTTCACGGAGGTAGC